Proteins encoded by one window of Salvia splendens isolate huo1 chromosome 7, SspV2, whole genome shotgun sequence:
- the LOC121811632 gene encoding uncharacterized protein LOC121811632, which produces MGKSIRSKREKRLRSIRREMVEPIYDKKDAAKLAIQEAALAAPKLPVKPTRADDDASVSFAAMEVETAADDNQSSKFLKPIGKKLKKKIKIAKKKFHGKGKIRRKNV; this is translated from the coding sequence ATGGGGAAATCGATCAGATCGAAGAGGGAGAAGAGGCTGAGGTCGATTAGGAGGGAGATggttgagccgatttacgacaAGAAGGACGCCGCCAAGCTAGCCATCCAGGAGGCCGCCCTCGCCGCTCCCAAGCTCCCAGTTAAACCCACTCGCGCCGACGACGATGCCTCCGTCTCTTTCGCCGCCATGGAAGTCGAGACTGCTGCGGATGATAATCAGAGTTCCAAATTCCTCAAACCTATTGGAAAGAAGCTCAAGAAGAAGATTAAGATTGCCAAGAAGAAGTTCCACGGCAAGGGAAAAATCAGAAGGAAAAACGTGTAA